A DNA window from Chitinibacter fontanus contains the following coding sequences:
- a CDS encoding short chain dehydrogenase, whose translation MKILLIGANGTIGQAITQELAPRHDIITAGRNSGDVRVDLKDFSSVQAMYAQVGAVDAVISAAGNVHFGALAEMTPELMGIGLADKLMGQINLVLAGQHVLNDGGSFTLTSGILSHDPIVYGSSASMVNAGIDGFVISAAIELTRSLRINAVSPTVLTESLASYGPFFRGFESVAATKVARAFSKSVEGKQTGQVYRVTG comes from the coding sequence GGCCATCACCCAAGAGCTCGCCCCACGTCACGACATCATCACCGCCGGTCGCAATAGCGGCGATGTGCGGGTCGATCTGAAAGACTTTAGCAGCGTACAAGCCATGTATGCACAAGTGGGCGCTGTAGACGCGGTGATTTCGGCTGCCGGCAATGTGCACTTTGGCGCGCTGGCCGAGATGACGCCCGAATTAATGGGCATCGGGCTAGCCGACAAATTAATGGGGCAGATTAATCTGGTATTGGCGGGGCAACATGTACTGAATGACGGCGGCAGCTTTACCTTAACCAGTGGCATTCTGTCGCACGATCCGATTGTGTACGGTAGCAGCGCCAGTATGGTCAATGCCGGTATTGATGGCTTTGTGATTAGCGCTGCGATCGAACTAACACGGAGCCTGCGCATCAATGCCGTAAGCCCAACCGTACTGACCGAATCATTAGCCAGTTACGGCCCCTTCTTCCGTGGTTTTGAATCCGTCGCCGCAACCAAAGTCGCCCGCGCGTTTAGCAAAAGCGTCGAAGGCAAACAAACTGGACAGGTGTATCGCGTTACAGGCTAA
- a CDS encoding serine hydrolase domain-containing protein: protein MTAKEPLPMKPFRIASAFALLCAHTSFAASLDHVSPESEGLSSAKLANMMKYLQTPGTNVDSVIVARNGQIVLEAYAAPNRSDIVHQVNSATKSVVSALLGIAIGEGKIKLNNTVADILPQYADLPNANILTVEKLASMSTGVEWKSEYFGSALNDWNKVRQADDWIKAYLSYPINPDKVGQFTYNSAESDLLGALISAATGMPLADYAELKLFKPLAIQNTRWVQNKDGQYGGGRGLYILPHDMLKFGELFRQQGKWQGQQIIPQQWITYSTQPRVATVGKFSNIPAYGAQWWVGKGWYAALGWGGQTIAVFPKENITMVMTAKNSLSEMDAIGLDQLHQRFLQSDSSAASDPAATQQLAAQISQFEKGVAASTLHSPLEKTLHNKSIRFNDFWLSKLKFSLDKEQMTIEFRPKDTPQFTEKIPTGFAGEWKYSTFQYPINDEWRKSAPDSLVASRMQWLDKTTLLIESFPPEEFVHYSLKLKFKGQKVFVEDSPWGTVAEGILE from the coding sequence ATGACAGCCAAAGAGCCTTTGCCGATGAAGCCCTTCCGTATTGCCAGTGCATTTGCTCTTCTGTGCGCACACACCAGCTTTGCCGCATCCCTCGATCATGTCAGCCCAGAAAGCGAAGGGCTCAGCTCGGCCAAATTGGCCAATATGATGAAGTATTTGCAAACACCGGGCACCAATGTCGATAGCGTGATCGTCGCCCGCAATGGCCAGATCGTGCTCGAAGCCTACGCCGCGCCCAATCGCAGCGACATCGTGCATCAGGTTAATTCCGCGACCAAAAGCGTCGTTTCGGCCTTACTCGGCATCGCGATTGGCGAAGGCAAAATCAAACTGAACAACACCGTCGCCGACATCCTGCCGCAGTACGCTGACTTGCCAAACGCCAACATCCTAACGGTTGAAAAATTAGCCAGCATGTCGACCGGCGTTGAATGGAAAAGCGAGTACTTTGGTAGCGCCCTCAATGATTGGAACAAAGTACGTCAGGCCGATGATTGGATCAAAGCGTATTTAAGCTATCCAATCAACCCCGACAAAGTAGGCCAATTTACCTACAACAGCGCCGAATCAGATTTGCTCGGCGCATTGATTAGCGCGGCCACTGGTATGCCATTAGCGGATTACGCCGAACTCAAATTATTTAAGCCGCTGGCGATTCAAAACACCCGTTGGGTGCAAAACAAAGATGGCCAATATGGTGGCGGCCGTGGTCTGTATATTTTGCCGCACGATATGCTCAAATTTGGCGAACTGTTTCGCCAACAAGGAAAGTGGCAAGGCCAGCAAATCATTCCTCAACAGTGGATTACCTACAGTACGCAACCGCGAGTAGCCACGGTGGGTAAATTTTCTAACATCCCGGCCTACGGCGCACAGTGGTGGGTCGGCAAGGGCTGGTATGCTGCACTCGGCTGGGGTGGCCAAACGATTGCGGTCTTCCCCAAAGAAAACATCACGATGGTGATGACGGCCAAAAATTCACTCTCCGAAATGGACGCGATCGGGCTTGATCAGCTGCATCAGCGCTTTTTACAAAGCGACTCATCCGCTGCCAGCGATCCAGCCGCAACGCAACAATTAGCAGCGCAGATCAGCCAATTTGAAAAAGGTGTGGCGGCAAGCACTTTGCACTCACCCCTGGAAAAGACGCTACACAATAAATCGATTCGTTTTAATGATTTTTGGCTCTCCAAACTCAAATTCAGTCTCGATAAAGAACAAATGACGATTGAATTTCGGCCCAAAGATACACCTCAATTTACCGAAAAAATTCCGACTGGTTTTGCGGGGGAATGGAAATATTCTACGTTTCAATATCCGATCAACGATGAATGGCGCAAATCGGCGCCAGACAGCTTGGTCGCATCGCGCATGCAATGGCTAGATAAAACAACGCTGTTGATCGAAAGCTTCCCGCCCGAAGAATTTGTGCATTACAGCTTGAAGCTGAAGTTTAAAGGGCAAAAGGTCTTTGTTGAAGATAGCCCGTGGGGTACTGTGGCCGAAGGGATACTGGAATAG
- a CDS encoding SPFH domain-containing protein, which translates to MNGLRDIRFVGGVAILIGMGFALNTFVASVAANHVGVEFNRIDGKVEPTPLSSGWHIIGIGTSVVEFPTFTQTYTWTQSKTEGSGADESMNFQVASGVVINADISISYSIDSSKAPVLYQKYKRGYEEITSQIIRNAIRNALNSYGTAYDAEGLLAGGKIRLAEQVRAKINQEMNQYGIVVEQFGFVNEMRLPPNIQNAINAKIQATQEALQSEALLRKNQADAANAVAVAKGKAEAKIAEAEGDAKALEVVGEAIKKYGAQAAQVKNQTLWIEKWDGKLPTTSLGANTNAMVNVN; encoded by the coding sequence ATGAATGGATTGCGTGATATTCGATTCGTTGGTGGTGTGGCGATATTGATCGGTATGGGCTTTGCGCTGAATACTTTTGTGGCTTCGGTGGCGGCTAATCACGTTGGGGTTGAGTTCAATCGTATTGATGGCAAGGTCGAGCCGACCCCATTATCCAGCGGTTGGCATATTATTGGCATTGGCACTAGCGTGGTTGAGTTTCCGACCTTTACGCAAACCTACACGTGGACACAATCTAAAACCGAAGGATCGGGTGCGGATGAGTCGATGAATTTCCAAGTGGCATCCGGGGTGGTGATCAATGCCGACATCAGCATTTCATACAGTATTGATTCGAGCAAAGCACCCGTGCTGTACCAGAAATACAAACGCGGTTATGAGGAAATCACCAGCCAGATTATCCGCAACGCGATTCGTAATGCGCTCAATAGCTACGGTACGGCTTACGATGCGGAAGGCCTGCTGGCTGGCGGCAAGATTCGTCTTGCGGAACAAGTTCGCGCCAAGATTAATCAGGAAATGAATCAATACGGTATCGTGGTTGAGCAATTTGGTTTTGTGAACGAAATGCGCTTACCGCCCAATATTCAAAACGCGATCAATGCCAAGATTCAAGCCACGCAAGAGGCGCTGCAATCAGAAGCTTTGCTGCGCAAAAACCAAGCCGATGCAGCCAATGCGGTCGCGGTCGCGAAAGGTAAAGCTGAAGCGAAAATCGCCGAAGCCGAGGGCGATGCCAAGGCACTGGAAGTGGTCGGTGAGGCGATCAAGAAATACGGCGCACAAGCGGCGCAGGTGAAAAACCAGACGCTGTGGATCGAGAAGTGGGACGGTAAATTGCCAACGACCAGCTTAGGTGCCAATACCAATGCGATGGTTAATGTGAACTAA
- a CDS encoding RNA-binding S4 domain-containing protein — protein MANHVFELRNEHIALCDLLKAVSIAPSGGIAKMMIAAGDVQVDGQVDTRKTAKIRVGMVVSVMGETISVVAA, from the coding sequence ATGGCTAACCATGTTTTTGAATTGCGTAACGAACACATTGCACTCTGCGATTTACTTAAAGCCGTATCAATTGCGCCATCCGGTGGCATCGCCAAAATGATGATCGCCGCGGGTGATGTGCAAGTGGACGGCCAAGTTGATACCCGCAAAACCGCCAAAATTCGCGTGGGTATGGTCGTGAGTGTGATGGGGGAGACTATTTCTGTAGTGGCGGCCTAA
- a CDS encoding Maf family protein, whose product MTQLYLASGSPRRKELLAQTGVIFERIAAPIDETPLPNENPRDYVIRMAVEKAESGWRHLLQMGLALKPVLASDTSVVLGDEILGKPLDAADATAMLKKLSGSTHEVLTSLALRTEGGVETMLNVSRVTFAALTDAQIAAYVASGEPMDKAGAYGIQGVGGLFVAHLDGSYTGVMGLPLYETAQLLAKQGLGFMAA is encoded by the coding sequence ATGACCCAACTCTATCTGGCTTCCGGCAGCCCACGCCGTAAAGAATTGCTGGCGCAAACTGGCGTGATTTTCGAGCGCATTGCCGCGCCGATCGATGAAACCCCGTTACCGAACGAAAACCCGCGCGACTATGTGATCCGCATGGCGGTCGAAAAAGCAGAATCGGGTTGGCGGCATTTACTGCAGATGGGCTTGGCGCTGAAACCGGTACTGGCGTCCGACACCTCGGTGGTATTGGGCGATGAAATTTTAGGCAAGCCGCTCGATGCAGCCGATGCTACTGCGATGCTGAAAAAACTATCGGGTTCCACGCACGAAGTGCTGACGAGCTTGGCACTGCGCACCGAAGGTGGCGTAGAAACCATGCTGAACGTGAGCCGCGTAACATTTGCAGCTCTGACCGATGCGCAAATCGCTGCGTATGTCGCCAGTGGCGAGCCGATGGATAAAGCCGGTGCCTATGGTATTCAAGGTGTGGGTGGTTTGTTTGTGGCGCATTTAGATGGCAGCTATACCGGCGTGATGGGCTTGCCATTGTATGAAACGGCGCAATTGCTTGCAAAGCAAGGCTTGGGTTTTATGGCAGCCTAA
- the rlmH gene encoding 23S rRNA (pseudouridine(1915)-N(3))-methyltransferase RlmH, with protein MKLNIIAVGHKMPDWISEGYNEFAKRMPRDFALTLTELKPDKRISARTPQQVMAEEAERILAAIPNDARVLAMDERGANWTTMKLAENMKQWQIDGRETVFIIGGTDGLDPKIKQRADQLLQLSAMTLPHGMVRVMLAEQLYRAVSILNNHPYHRE; from the coding sequence ATGAAACTGAATATCATCGCCGTCGGCCACAAAATGCCGGATTGGATTAGTGAAGGCTACAACGAATTTGCCAAGCGCATGCCGCGCGACTTCGCGCTGACGCTAACTGAACTCAAGCCCGATAAGCGCATCAGTGCGCGCACGCCGCAGCAGGTAATGGCCGAGGAGGCCGAGCGTATTTTGGCTGCGATTCCGAACGACGCACGCGTGCTGGCGATGGACGAACGCGGCGCGAATTGGACGACGATGAAGCTGGCTGAAAATATGAAGCAATGGCAAATCGACGGCCGCGAAACGGTGTTTATCATCGGTGGCACCGACGGCCTTGATCCAAAAATCAAGCAACGCGCCGATCAATTACTCCAGCTGTCGGCGATGACGCTGCCGCACGGCATGGTGCGCGTGATGCTGGCCGAGCAGCTGTACCGCGCCGTATCCATTTTGAATAATCATCCTTATCACCGCGAATAA
- a CDS encoding TolC family outer membrane protein: protein MKFKLIAAMVITAITPASFAASSLKDAVEQTVLKNPEVRAKWLSYKASGEEQNVAKGNYYPRVDLNAYTGYEKQERPYANKGDSAFNHYGVSLELRQMLFDGFATQTEVRRLGYGKLTRYYELLAASDMAALETVNAYLDVLRYRELVELAKENYAIHKETYDQIAERVNAGVGRRVDLETATGRLALAESNWLTQASNLHDVSTRYERLTGLPPEADMPKPSNLANALPGDVNALKALLGNNPQFKAAVYNIRAARADAENKKSDYYPTFELRASQGLDKNRDNIDGTYKDGVVQLVMNYNLFRGGATQARASQYAEQLNIAYELRDKTCRDIRQTTQIAWNDTFRLKEQLGYLDQHALATEKSRDAFRRQFDIGQRSLLDVLDTENELFEAKIALVKGDYDYQLSHARVLAQTHQLLAALQLSPLESTGPEDNLGDNVTDDERIACSGAMIESVKLDRDAVMAARPPRAATPVPTPEAKPATGAATCDKAITDLVGNWSAAWSGKQLDTYLSFYAQKFEASGGRTRADWEAKRRARVSKEGSITLKLDNQTCTMSGKERGEVTFTQNYSSKDYSDTVQKTLELVQEGGKWKISRERVTSGRTE, encoded by the coding sequence ATGAAATTTAAACTGATTGCCGCGATGGTGATAACTGCCATTACTCCAGCTAGCTTTGCCGCCAGCAGCCTCAAAGACGCCGTCGAGCAAACTGTCCTTAAAAACCCCGAAGTACGCGCTAAATGGCTCAGCTACAAAGCCTCTGGCGAAGAACAAAATGTCGCCAAGGGTAATTACTATCCCCGCGTTGATCTGAACGCCTACACCGGCTACGAAAAGCAAGAACGTCCTTATGCCAATAAGGGCGATAGCGCCTTTAACCACTATGGCGTCAGCCTCGAACTACGCCAGATGCTGTTTGATGGCTTTGCCACCCAAACCGAAGTGCGTCGCCTCGGCTATGGCAAACTGACCCGTTATTACGAATTACTCGCCGCCAGCGATATGGCGGCGCTGGAAACCGTCAACGCTTATCTCGATGTGCTGCGCTATCGGGAACTGGTGGAGTTGGCTAAAGAAAACTACGCCATTCACAAAGAAACCTACGATCAAATTGCCGAGCGGGTAAATGCCGGCGTGGGTCGTCGCGTCGATCTGGAAACCGCGACAGGCCGTTTGGCACTGGCTGAATCCAATTGGCTAACGCAAGCATCGAATCTACACGATGTGTCTACGCGCTATGAGCGCCTAACGGGCCTGCCACCTGAGGCAGATATGCCCAAACCCAGCAACCTCGCCAATGCTTTGCCCGGTGATGTGAATGCCTTGAAAGCTCTGCTGGGCAACAATCCGCAATTCAAAGCGGCGGTTTACAACATTCGCGCGGCGCGTGCGGATGCAGAAAACAAGAAGAGCGATTACTACCCGACCTTCGAACTACGCGCCAGCCAAGGCCTTGATAAAAACCGCGACAACATCGACGGCACTTACAAAGATGGCGTGGTGCAATTGGTGATGAATTACAACCTGTTCCGCGGCGGTGCCACCCAAGCCCGTGCCAGCCAATATGCCGAGCAGCTCAATATTGCCTACGAATTGCGTGACAAAACCTGCCGCGATATTCGTCAAACCACACAAATCGCGTGGAACGACACCTTCCGCTTGAAAGAGCAGCTGGGTTACCTTGACCAGCACGCCTTGGCCACAGAAAAATCGCGTGACGCCTTCCGTCGTCAATTTGATATCGGCCAGCGTTCATTGCTCGACGTTCTCGATACTGAAAACGAATTGTTCGAAGCCAAAATTGCGTTGGTGAAAGGCGATTACGATTATCAGCTCTCGCACGCGCGCGTACTGGCACAAACTCACCAATTGCTCGCCGCGTTGCAACTCTCGCCACTGGAAAGCACTGGCCCTGAAGATAATTTGGGTGACAACGTCACCGACGACGAGCGCATTGCCTGCTCGGGCGCGATGATTGAAAGCGTGAAACTGGATCGCGACGCCGTGATGGCCGCACGTCCCCCGCGCGCCGCCACACCCGTACCGACACCGGAAGCCAAGCCAGCCACTGGCGCCGCCACTTGCGACAAAGCCATCACCGACCTGGTCGGCAACTGGTCCGCCGCATGGTCAGGCAAGCAGCTCGATACCTACCTGAGCTTCTACGCCCAGAAATTTGAAGCCAGCGGTGGCCGCACGCGTGCTGATTGGGAAGCCAAACGCCGTGCTCGCGTGAGCAAAGAGGGCAGCATTACGCTCAAGCTGGACAACCAGACTTGCACGATGAGCGGCAAAGAGCGAGGCGAAGTGACCTTTACACAGAACTACAGCTCAAAAGACTACAGCGATACCGTGCAGAAAACACTGGAGCTGGTACAAGAAGGCGGCAAATGGAAGATCAGCCGTGAGCGTGTGACCAGCGGGCGTACTGAGTAA